The nucleotide window AGACGAGCTTTGAGGAGGAGATTTACCTGAGAGCTTTGACCGGAAGGCTCGTTGGGAAGGCCTTAGCTGACCTTGGACTCAACAAGGTTGCCGTCGTGGCAAGTAAGAACATCATCTGCTCCAGCATAGCGACCGCGACCGAGGCGACCTTCATAACCCTCAGCGGGGGCGTTACCTACCACTTCCTTGCCGAGAAGGGCAAGGAGGCCGAGCTTGCCGAGCGCGTCAAGGAGTTCGCCCCTCAGGTTACCGTTCTCCAGTTCGGCGGTGAGACTCCGATAGAGGAGACCAAGGAGATATTCGTCGAGACCCTCAGACAGTTCGCCGAGAAGGACGTTCCCGGAGCGTTCGTAGTCCACGTCAGGATATTCGCGGCTGGAGGACTCAGCGAAGCGCTCAAGGACGAGAAGATTAAGGAGTACCTGAGCAGGAAAGACCTCTTCGTCTACACCGTCGGCTTCGACGAGGGCAAGGTCTACGTCAACAAGATAATCCTCAATGGCGAGGAGCTCAGGCTCGAGAAGCTCGCCGAGTACCAGGTTACCCTCGAGCACGCCGACCTGCTCAACCGCTCGCTGAAGGACAGGAGCGTTACCTTCGCCTGATTTCCCGGCTTTTTGTTCCCCATTTTTGTCCCATAAGGTCTTTAAACGCATAACGGTACTCTTCTCGGTGTTGCTATGAAGGTTAAGATAATACTCGGAACGGGGAGAGAGGGCAGGGAAAGCGAGAGGGTTGCGAGGTATCTCCTCAGGAAAGCGAAGGAGCGCTTCGACGCCGAGCTCATAGACGTTCGAGACTACAAACTCTGCCACACCCATCGCTGGAAGGTTCCACCCGAGGTTGAGGACTACCGGCGGAAGATAATCGAGGCCGACGCCCTAATCATCGTCGCTCCCGAGTACAACGGCGGTTTTCCCGGAGAGCTGAAAGTTCTGCTCGATACCCTCTTCGAGGAGTACGAGGGGTTGCCCGTTGGAATCGTCACCGTTTCGAGCGTTACCGGCGGGGCAAGGCTCCTGCAGGAGCTCAAGCTCCTCGCAACGAACTACCGTATGCTACCCGTCTCGTGGGTGCTCTTCTACAATGTAGGCGAGCTTTTCGAGGGAGACGAGCTAAAGGGCGAGAAATACCGCGAGAGGGTTGAGAGGTTTTTCGAGAGGCTTGAAAAGTACGCAAAAGCCCTGAAGCCGATTAAGGACGAGGTCAGGAGGGAGCTGAGATGAGAATCTTTAGGGTTCCGAGGGAGCCCGGGGCTGGAGGAACGATAATCCTCGCCATGATTGGTGGCTTACTCCTCAGTGGTGCCGACCTGAGGGGCTGGCTAATCGGCCTCGCCGTCGCTTTAGTTACTTTCTTCACCTTTGACTACGCCTTCGACTCCTACCGCGCGTGGAAGCTCAGAGATATGGCCGTCGCGCTGGGGCTCAACGGTCTGGCGTATCTCCTCCCTGCTTTCTACTGGGGAACGGTGGACGAACTCGTCGTTCCCCTCGCCATCGTCGGAGTTATCTTCGCCCTTCATTTCGCCTTCTCCCGGGCAAAGGGCTGGAAGGACCCGGTAACGTATGCGCTCGGCAACCTACTACCTGCTGTCCCGGCCCTCTTTGCTCCGGCCGTGGCCGGTAAGCCCTTTACGGACAAGGTTCTCGTCTTCTGGTTCCTCCTGGCTTACTACGAGGCCATCGGAGCGGCCTACGTCGAGACGAAGCTCGCCTTCAGGAAGTTCCCGCGGAAGTACCCGCTGATAGCCTGGATTCCCGCTTTCATTGTGGTTCTCTACAACCCCTACCTTGCAATAGCTCTCATTGAGCCAACAATTAGACTCGTGAGAAACCTGAAGGACGCCACCTACGTGGCCAAGATAGAGGACATCAAAAAGCTCGGCTGGAGCGTCTTCAGGAGCGTGATGCTCCTCTACCTCCTAACGCTGGCGATACTCTACCTGACGTGATGGCCATGCCGTTCAATCCCGCCTTCGCGGACGCTCTCGACAACCCCGAGCGCAGGAGGGCGCTTCCGATAAAGGAGATACTGCGCTATCTACTGGCCCTGAAGATGGAGAGAAAGGTAGCCGTTGACATCGGAGCCGGAACCGGCTACCTCACCGTCCCGCTCTCGTGGGCCTTTGAGAGGGTTTACGCGGTCGAGGCCAACTCGAAGATGGCAGAGCTACTGCGGGAGAACATCGAGGGCCGGGGCATCGCGAACGTTGAGATAATTCTCTCCGAGAAACCGCCCGAGCTTCCGGAGAGGCCAAACCTCGTCGCTTTTTCCCTCTCGCTCCACGAGGTCGGTGACTGGCGGGGCTATCTGAGATGGGCGTCTATGGCGGACTACGTTCTCGTAATCGAGTGGTGCCCCGAATCGGAGCGAGGTCCACCGAGGGAGGAGAAGATTCCGCGAGAGGAGCTGATTGAGCTTGAGGACTTTGAGGTCGTCCTCTCGAGGGTGCGGTTTCCCTACTACCTCGTGATTCTGAGGCCTGTGCGAAGGGGTTAAATAGTTCTGGAACAAGACGAGAGTGGTGGGAGGATGGGAAAGAGAATAGTTGTCGAGCTTCCTGAGATAGTAAAACTACCCGAGGACGAGACAGAGGAGAGAATCAAGATTGAATTGGCTATAAGGCTTTACGAGAGGGGAATACTCTCTTTCGGCCAGGCGAGGAAGCTCGCTGGGCTGAGCAAGTGGGAATTTCTTGAGATTCTCGCGAGGGAAGGCAAGGGAATTCCTTACGACGAGGAGGAGCTTGAGAACGACCTCAAAGTCGTGGAGGAGCTATCATGAGAGTTGCCGTAAACTCATCGCCACTCATATTTCTCGCCAAGCTTGGACTGCTTCACGTTCTTGATGGGCTCTTTGACGA belongs to Thermococcus sp. AM4 and includes:
- a CDS encoding methyltransferase domain-containing protein — its product is MAMPFNPAFADALDNPERRRALPIKEILRYLLALKMERKVAVDIGAGTGYLTVPLSWAFERVYAVEANSKMAELLRENIEGRGIANVEIILSEKPPELPERPNLVAFSLSLHEVGDWRGYLRWASMADYVLVIEWCPESERGPPREEKIPREELIELEDFEVVLSRVRFPYYLVILRPVRRG
- a CDS encoding NADPH-dependent FMN reductase, which codes for MKVKIILGTGREGRESERVARYLLRKAKERFDAELIDVRDYKLCHTHRWKVPPEVEDYRRKIIEADALIIVAPEYNGGFPGELKVLLDTLFEEYEGLPVGIVTVSSVTGGARLLQELKLLATNYRMLPVSWVLFYNVGELFEGDELKGEKYRERVERFFERLEKYAKALKPIKDEVRRELR
- a CDS encoding UPF0175 family protein — encoded protein: MGKRIVVELPEIVKLPEDETEERIKIELAIRLYERGILSFGQARKLAGLSKWEFLEILAREGKGIPYDEEELENDLKVVEELS